A genomic segment from Triticum dicoccoides isolate Atlit2015 ecotype Zavitan chromosome 1A, WEW_v2.0, whole genome shotgun sequence encodes:
- the LOC119287608 gene encoding probable LRR receptor-like serine/threonine-protein kinase At1g05700 encodes MASRWLLLLLLGVAGCGGGVLQVQGQVDSLGFISIDCGLPGETGYADNTTKLWYTPDAGYTDAGTNRNISPEYQAGKSWRNVRSFPDGVRNCYTLRSLVFGLKYLIRAMFMHGNYDGVKMWPIFDIHIGVNYWQTVNITDGDMPVIAEIITVISGESVQVCLVNTGSGTPFISSLEVRPLKNKLYPQSDASQALVLVARANIGSDKSIRYPDDPHDRIWIKLPTGYGWSPISTTYEVQNDVNDVFEAPSAVTQTGVTSINSSRPIFFTQDAQPNGNAKDLVPGYVFMMYMAELQLLPSNALRQFYIKLNGKLWNTKTLGLKYLETTVMYNEKPDYASHQYIFSLEATTNSTLPPIVNALEIFSAVPTTGISTAAQEVSAMTTIKDKYQVKKNWMGDPCAPTNYAWKGLHCSYAVSTPPTIKGLNLSSSGLSGNISSSFASLKGLQYLDLSHNNLTGSIPDALSQLSLLTLLDLTGNQLSGSIPSGLLRRTQDESLTLRYGNNTNLCSNGNSCQLAKKKSNSMVAVYVAVPVFLVLMVVLLSVLICMRRRKQGIITNSVRPQNEVINRNGHTSLRLENRRFTYSELEAITNGFQRVIGRGGFGKVYDGFLEDGTQVAVKLLSESSNQGVQEFLAEAQTLAKIHHKNLVSLFGYCKERECMALVYEYMSEGALDKHLRGRDNNTRTLTWKQRLLIAMESAQGLEYLHKGCNPPFIHRDVKTSNILLNAKLEAKIGDFGLLKAFNNDCDTHVSTARVIGTPGYLDPEYNATFQLTNKSDVFSFGVVLLEIVTGKPPLLNDPEPMSIIQWTRQRLARGNIEGVVDTRMHGDHDVNGVWKVADTALKCTAQAAEQRPSMTEVVALLHECLELEAARNHMNAGFYTAGSGGNVDGYGGYATGMLTNVSQSSSAFEMEHLGRVPTMSTGPAVR; translated from the exons ATGGCATCCCGGTGGCTGTTGTTGCTTCTTCTCGGAGTCGCCGGCTGTGGTGGCGGCGTTCTTCAAGTCCAAGGCCAGGTCGATAGCTTAG GTTTCATAAGCATAGACTGCGGTCTCCCGGGGGAGACGGGCTACGCGGACAACACCACCAAGCTCTGGTACACCCCGGACGCCGGCTACACTGATGCCGGCACCAACCGCAACATCTCCCCTGAGTACCAGGCAGGTAAGAGCTGGCGTAATGTCCGCAGCTTCCCTGATGGCGTGCGGAACTGCTACACGCTTCGGTCCCTCGTATTCGGGCTCAAGTATCTCATTCGGGCCATGTTCATGCACGGCAACTACGACGGCGTCAAGATGTGGCCCATTTTTGACATTCACATCGGCGTGAACTACTGGCAGACTGTGAACATAACAGACGGCGACATGCCTGTGATTGCCGAGATCATCACTGTCATCTCCGGCGAATCCGTCCAGGTGTGCCTCGTGAACACCGGTTCCGGGACGCCGTTCATCTCCAGCCTCGAGGTGAGGCCTCTGAAGAACAAGCTCTACCCGCAGTCGGACGCGTCCCAAGCACTGGTTCTCGTCGCGAGGGCCAACATTGGCTCCGATAAATCCATCAG GTACCCCGACGATCCACATGACCGTATATGGATCAAGTTGCCCACGGGGTATGGATGGTCGCCGATCTCAACGACCTACGAGGTGCAGAACGACGTCAATGACGTTTTCGAGGCACCATCCGCCGTGACACAAACCGGAGTAACGTCCATCAACTCCTCCAGACCCATCTTTTTCACCCAGGATGCACAACCCAATGGCAACGCCAAAGATCTAGTGCCCGG GTACGTTTTCATGATGTACATGGCAGAGCTGCAACTTCTTCCGAGCAACGCCCTCCGCCAGTTCTACATCAAGCTCAACGGCAAGCTCTGGAACACCAAAACTCTCGGCCTGAAGTACCTCGAGACGACTGTCATGTACAATGAAAAACCTGATTACGCCTCCCACCAATACATCTTCTCATTGGAGGCCACCACCAACTCCACGCTCCCGCCCATCGTTAACGCCCTTGAGATCTTCTCCGCCGTTCCGACCACTGGTATATCCACTGCAGCTCAGGAAG TTTCTGCCATGACGACCAtcaaggacaagtaccaagtgaaaAAGAACTGGATGGGCGATCCTTGCGCACCCACGAATTACGCGTGGAAAGGATTGCATTGTAGCTATGCTGTTTCTACCCCACCAACTATCAAAGGCTT GAATTTATCTTCCAGTGGTCTGAGTGGCAACATTTCATCTTCTTTTGCAAGCCTCAAAGGTTTACAGTACTT GGATTTGTCACACAACAATCTGACGGGCTCCATTCCCGACGCCCTTTCACAATTGTCATTGCTCACACTTCT AGATTTAACAGGAAATCAGCTCAGTGGGTCAATTCCTTCCGGACTTCTCAGAAGAACCCAAGATGAGTCCCTAACACTTAG ATATGGTAATAATACAAATCTCTGCAGTAACGGCAACTCATGTCAGCTTGCAAAAAAGAAGAGCAACTCTATGGTTGCTGTCTATGTTGCAGTTCCTGTATTTTTGGTACTGATGGTTGTGCTTTTGTCTGTACTAATTTGCATGCGAAGGAGAAAGCAAG GAATAATAACCAATAGTGTAAGGCCGCAAAATGAGGTAATTAACAGGAATGGACACACCTCACTACGACTCGAGAATCGCCGATTCACGTACAGTGAATTAGAGGCTATCACGAATGGCTTCCAACGAGTGATCGGCCGAGGAGGGTTTGGGAAAGTCTATGATGGTTTCTTGGAGGATGGCACCCAGGTGGCTGTCAAACTGCTGTCTGAATCTTCCAACCAAGGGGTACAAGAATTCTTGGCAGAG GCTCAGACCTTAGCGAAGATTCATCACAAGAATCTTGTGTCCCTGTTTGGCTACTGCAAGGAGAGGGAGTGCATGGCTCTTGTCTACGAGTACATGTCTGAAGGAGCCCTAGACAAACATCTTAGAG GGAGAGACAACAACACAAGAACTTTAACCTGGAAACAAAGACTCCTTATCGCCATGGAATCCGCACAAG GGCTTGAGTATTTGCACAAGGGGTGCAATCCGCCCTTCATTCACAGGGACGTGAAGACATCCAACATTCTGCTGAATGCAAAGCTGGAGGCTAAAATCGGCGATTTTGGCCTGCTCAAGGCTTTCAATAACGACTGTGATACCCACGTGTCCACAGCCAGGGTGATTGGGACACCCGGTTACCTTGACCCTGA GTACAATGCTACGTTTCAGCTGACCAACAAGAGTGACGTGTTCAGCTTCGGTGTAGTGCTACTTGAGATAGTCACAGGGAAACCACCCCTCCTGAACGATCCAGAGCCGATGAGCATCATTCAGTGGACGCGTCAGCGCCTTGCCCGTGGCAATATTGAGGGTGTAGTGGATACACGCATGCACGGCGACCATGATGTCAATGGCGTATGGAAAGTCGCTGACACCGCACTCAAGTGCACTGCCCAGGCGGCGGAGCAGCGACCCTCAATGACCGAGGTGGTGGCATTGTTGCATGAGTGCCTTGAGCTTGAGGCCGCGCGTAACCACATGAATGCAGGGTTCTACACGGCTGGGAGTGGCGGTAACGTGGATGGCTACGGTGGGTATGCCACTGGCATGTTGACTAATGTGAGCCAAAGTAGCTCTGCATTTGAGATGGAACATTTGGGCAGAGTACCAACAATGTCTACAGGTCCAGCTGTGAGGTGA